One stretch of Castor canadensis chromosome 14, mCasCan1.hap1v2, whole genome shotgun sequence DNA includes these proteins:
- the Ankrd24 gene encoding ankyrin repeat domain-containing protein 24 isoform X4, translating to MKQLCLCAAASFAGQDWGKSDQRLLQAVENNDSAQVSALITRKGLVPTKLDPEGKSAFHLAAMRGAASCLEVMLTHGTNVMSTDGAGYNALHLAAKYGHPQCLKQLLQASCAVDVEDSSGWTALHHAAAGGCLSCSEMLCSFKAHLNPRDRSGATPLIIAAQMCHTDLCRLLLQQGAAANDQDLQGRTALMLACEGASPETVEVLLQGGAQPGITDALGQDAAHYGALAGDKLILHLLQEAAQRPSPPSEDDSGEASSQILEELEKDEVQMEGSGLPEVVPLVLYDSLRAEFDQLRRQHAEALRVLEQQEAPQAPRKEGAAHGEGEGEGAKTTQNGPCSAELNGSVALETKVNGVETTDEKDGEVDTREARTVAAVSPVPEATGTRATETKNMGAEATESGGNGVEAMESKTTEADVQGMKAAEENAETKATGAEATKTKAAESEAEVNGMDAVQVEVTETQNINMEATVAKATSVEATEVEATTPEVPVGPVLHPGAAEASEKLQAELETRIRGLEEALRRREQEAAAELEAARGKCEAAEAEAGRLREQVRETEGSGGSGGDTVQLRAALEQARQDLHDRDCRLRELEAAVAWLDEARAGRLLAEEEARGLRAELAQREEVRLEQSRELEVLREQLATAKATGEQHRAAAAELGQARAAAEARATELAVACDEARRGLAELREASEALRQSSVPAAEHHRLQDEALELRGRAASLEQEVVATGKEAARLRAELERERMGSVARSEHQRVVAALQADVARLEGQMEELARRHEKTSAEVFQVQREALFMKSERHAAEAQLATAEQQLRGLRTEAERARQVQSRAQEALDKAKEKDKKITELSKEVFSLKEALKEQPAPVSPEVEALRDQVRALQRQVEEAARDHCAVVALYRSHLLYAIQGQMDEDVQRILSQILQMQRLQAQGR from the exons ATGAAGCAGCTGTGCCTGTGCGCAGCCGCCTCCTTCGCG GGCCAAGACTGGGGCAAAAGTGACCAGCGGCTCCTGCAGGCCGTGGAGAACAACGACTCAGCCCAGGTGTCTGCACTTATCACCCGCAAAGGGCTGGTGCCCACGAAGTTGGACCCCGAGGGCAAGTCTGC GTTCCACCTGGCAGCCATGAGGGGCGCAGCCAGCTGCCTGGAGGTGATGTTGACACATGGCACCAACGTAATGAGCACAGATGGAGCAG GTTACAATGCCCTCCACCTGGCTGCCAAGTATGGGCACCCACAGTGTCTGAAGCAACTCCTGCAG GCCTCCTGTGCTGTGGATGTGGAGGACAGCAGTGGGTGGACGGCTCTCCATCACGCAG CTGCTGGCGGCTGCCTGTCCTGCTCAGAGATGCTCTGTTCCTTCAAAGCCCATCTGAACCCCCGGGATCGG TCGGGCGCCACGCCCCTCATCATAGCAGCTCAGATGTGTCACACAGATCTGTGCCGCCTCCTCCTACAACAGGGGGCTGCTGCAAATGACCAGGACCTGCAGGGCAG GACAGCCCTGATGCTGGCCTGTGAGGGGGCCAGCCCCGAAACCGTGGAGGTGCTGCTGCAGGGCGGGGCCCAGCCAGGCATCACGGACGCACTGGGCCAGGACGCAGCTCACTACGGAGCCCTAGCGGGGGACAAACTCATCTTGCACCTCCTGCAGGAGGCAGCCCAGCGCCCCTCACCTCCCAGCG AGGACGACTCTGGCGAGGCCTCATCCCAG atCCTGGAGGAGTTGGAGAAGGACGAGGTGCAGATGGAGGGGAGTGGTCTGCCCGAGGTTGTCCCGCTGGTCCTCTATGACTCTCTGCGGGCCGAGTTTGACCAGCTCCGACGGCAGCACGCCGAGGCCCTGCGTGTGCTGGAGCAGCAGGAGGCGCCACAGGCCCCCAGAAAAGAGGGGGCAGCCCACGGGGAGGGCGAGGGGGAGGGCGCCAAGACCACCCAAAACGGACCGTGCAGTGCAGAGCTGAACGGCAGCGTGGCTCTGGAAACCAAAGTTAACGGAGTTGAGACCACAGATGAGAAGGATGGAGAAGTTGACACCAGAGAAGCCAGGACTGTAGCAGCAGTGTCCCCAGTGCCTGAGGCCACAGGAACCAGggccacagaaacaaaaaacatgggtgCAGAGGCCACAGAATCAGGGGGTAATGGAGTTGAGGCTATGGAATCAAAGACCACAGAGGCTGACGTCCAAGGTATGAAGGCAGCAGAAGAGAATGCTGAAACTAAGGCCACAGGAGCTGAggccacaaaaacaaaagcagcagaatctgAAGCAGAGGTCAATGGAATGGATGCAGTGCAAGTAGAAGTTACAGAGACACAAAACATAAACATGGAGGCCACAGTAGCTAAGGCCACATCTGTGGAGGCCACGGAAGTGGAGGCCACCACCCCAGAGGTCCCTGTCGGGCCCGTCCTCCACCCTGGTGCTGCTGAAGCCTCGGAAAAGCTACAGGCTGAGCTGGAGACCAGAATCCGAGGCTTGGAGGAGGCGCTTCGGCGGCGGGAGCAAGAGGCGGCCGCGGAGTTGGAGGCAGCCCGTGGCAAGTGCGAGGCCGCAGAGGCTGAGGCTGGCAGGCTGCGGGAGCAGGTGCGAGAGACCGAGGGCAGTGGGGGTAGTGGTGGTGACACTGTCCAGCTGCGGGCGGCCCTGGAGCAAGCCCGGCAGGACCTTCACGATCGTGACTGCCGCCTGCGGGAGCTGGAGGCGGCTGTGGCCTGGCTGGACGAGGCCCGGGCTGGCCGGCTGCTGGCTGAGGAGGAGGCCCGGGGCCTGCGGGCAGAGCTGGCCCAGCGGGAGGAGGTGCGGCTGGAGCAGAGCCGGGAGCTGGAGGTGCTGCGGGAGCAGCTGGCCACGGCCAAGGCCACAGGGGAGCAGCACCGGGCTGCGGCCGCCGAGCTGGGCCAAGCGCGGGCCGCCGCCGAGGCCAGGGCCACTGAGCTGGCCGTGGCATGCGACGAGGCCCGGCGGGGCCTGGCGGAGCTGCGGGAGGCCTCCGAGGCCCTGCGCCAGTCCTCAGTGCCCGCGGCCGAGCATCACCGGCTGCAAGACGAGGCTCTGGAGCTGCGGGGCCGGGCGGCCAGCCTGGAGCAGGAGGTGGTGGCCACGGGCAAGGAGGCCGCCCGGCTGCGCGCAGAGCTGGAACGCGAGCGCATGGGCAGCGTGGCGCGCTCCGAGCACCAGCGAGTTGTGGCAGCGCTGCAGGCCGATGTGGCCCGGCTGGAGGGACAGATGGAGGAGCTGGCCAGACGGCACGAGAAGACCAGTGCTGAGGTCTTCCAG GTGCAGCGTGAGGCATTATTCATGAAGAGCGAGCGGCACGCAGCTGAGGCCCAGCTGGCCACGGCGGAGCAGCAGCTACGGGGGCTACGCACCGAGGCCGAAAGGGCTCGCCAGGTCCAGAGCCGTGCCCAGGAGGCCCTGGACAAGGCCAAGGAGAAGGATAAGAAG
- the Ankrd24 gene encoding ankyrin repeat domain-containing protein 24 isoform X3, whose translation MRGAASCLEVMLTHGTNVMSTDGAGYNALHLAAKYGHPQCLKQLLQASCAVDVEDSSGWTALHHAAAGGCLSCSEMLCSFKAHLNPRDRSGATPLIIAAQMCHTDLCRLLLQQGAAANDQDLQGRTALMLACEGASPETVEVLLQGGAQPGITDALGQDAAHYGALAGDKLILHLLQEAAQRPSPPSEDDSGEASSQNSVSSHEKRGAFKKRKAPQPPASIPVPDDQEAYEEIVRLRQERGRLLQKIRGLEQHKEHRKQEPQEAEASSLHSLERQVQELQQLLAERQEEKESLGREVESLQSRLSLLENERENTSYDVATLQDEEGELPDFPGMEALLSKRLSPSAQELLATLQAQVAELTRQNQELMEKVQILEELEKDEVQMEGSGLPEVVPLVLYDSLRAEFDQLRRQHAEALRVLEQQEAPQAPRKEGAAHGEGEGEGAKTTQNGPCSAELNGSVALETKVNGVETTDEKDGEVDTREARTVAAVSPVPEATGTRATETKNMGAEATESGGNGVEAMESKTTEADVQGMKAAEENAETKATGAEATKTKAAESEAEVNGMDAVQVEVTETQNINMEATVAKATSVEATEVEATTPEVPVGPVLHPGAAEASEKLQAELETRIRGLEEALRRREQEAAAELEAARGKCEAAEAEAGRLREQVRETEGSGGSGGDTVQLRAALEQARQDLHDRDCRLRELEAAVAWLDEARAGRLLAEEEARGLRAELAQREEVRLEQSRELEVLREQLATAKATGEQHRAAAAELGQARAAAEARATELAVACDEARRGLAELREASEALRQSSVPAAEHHRLQDEALELRGRAASLEQEVVATGKEAARLRAELERERMGSVARSEHQRVVAALQADVARLEGQMEELARRHEKTSAEVFQVQREALFMKSERHAAEAQLATAEQQLRGLRTEAERARQVQSRAQEALDKAKEKDKKITELSKEVFSLKEALKEQPAPVSPEVEALRDQVRALQRQVEEAARDHCAVVALYRSHLLYAIQGQMDEDVQRILSQILQMQRLQAQGR comes from the exons ATGAGGGGCGCAGCCAGCTGCCTGGAGGTGATGTTGACACATGGCACCAACGTAATGAGCACAGATGGAGCAG GTTACAATGCCCTCCACCTGGCTGCCAAGTATGGGCACCCACAGTGTCTGAAGCAACTCCTGCAG GCCTCCTGTGCTGTGGATGTGGAGGACAGCAGTGGGTGGACGGCTCTCCATCACGCAG CTGCTGGCGGCTGCCTGTCCTGCTCAGAGATGCTCTGTTCCTTCAAAGCCCATCTGAACCCCCGGGATCGG TCGGGCGCCACGCCCCTCATCATAGCAGCTCAGATGTGTCACACAGATCTGTGCCGCCTCCTCCTACAACAGGGGGCTGCTGCAAATGACCAGGACCTGCAGGGCAG GACAGCCCTGATGCTGGCCTGTGAGGGGGCCAGCCCCGAAACCGTGGAGGTGCTGCTGCAGGGCGGGGCCCAGCCAGGCATCACGGACGCACTGGGCCAGGACGCAGCTCACTACGGAGCCCTAGCGGGGGACAAACTCATCTTGCACCTCCTGCAGGAGGCAGCCCAGCGCCCCTCACCTCCCAGCG AGGACGACTCTGGCGAGGCCTCATCCCAG AACTCTGTGTCCAGCCATGAAAAGCGAGGGGCCTTTAAGAAGCGGAAAGCGCCACAGCCTCCCGCCAGCATCCCTGTGCCG GATGATCAGGAAGCCTATGAAGAGATCGTGCGCCTGCGGCAGGAGAGAGGCCGCCTTCTGCAGAAGATCCGAGGCCTTGAACAGCACAAGGAACACAGGAAACAGGAG cCCCAGGAGGCCGAAGCCAGCTCCCTGCACAGCCTGGAAAGACAG GTGCAAGAGCTGCAGCAGCTGCTGGcggagaggcaggaggagaaggagagccTGGGGCGAGAGGTGGAAAGCTTGCAGAGCCGGCTGTCCCTGCTGGAG AACGAGCGAGAGAACACCAGCTACGATGTGGCCACTCTGCAGGATGAGGAAGGGGAGCTGCCTGACTTCCCAG GGATGGAGGCGCTGCTGTCCAAACGGCTGAGCCCGTCAGCCCAGGAGCTCCTGGCCACACTGCAGGCGCAGGTGGCCGAGCTCACAAGGCAGAACCAGGAGCTGATGGAGAAAGTCCAG atCCTGGAGGAGTTGGAGAAGGACGAGGTGCAGATGGAGGGGAGTGGTCTGCCCGAGGTTGTCCCGCTGGTCCTCTATGACTCTCTGCGGGCCGAGTTTGACCAGCTCCGACGGCAGCACGCCGAGGCCCTGCGTGTGCTGGAGCAGCAGGAGGCGCCACAGGCCCCCAGAAAAGAGGGGGCAGCCCACGGGGAGGGCGAGGGGGAGGGCGCCAAGACCACCCAAAACGGACCGTGCAGTGCAGAGCTGAACGGCAGCGTGGCTCTGGAAACCAAAGTTAACGGAGTTGAGACCACAGATGAGAAGGATGGAGAAGTTGACACCAGAGAAGCCAGGACTGTAGCAGCAGTGTCCCCAGTGCCTGAGGCCACAGGAACCAGggccacagaaacaaaaaacatgggtgCAGAGGCCACAGAATCAGGGGGTAATGGAGTTGAGGCTATGGAATCAAAGACCACAGAGGCTGACGTCCAAGGTATGAAGGCAGCAGAAGAGAATGCTGAAACTAAGGCCACAGGAGCTGAggccacaaaaacaaaagcagcagaatctgAAGCAGAGGTCAATGGAATGGATGCAGTGCAAGTAGAAGTTACAGAGACACAAAACATAAACATGGAGGCCACAGTAGCTAAGGCCACATCTGTGGAGGCCACGGAAGTGGAGGCCACCACCCCAGAGGTCCCTGTCGGGCCCGTCCTCCACCCTGGTGCTGCTGAAGCCTCGGAAAAGCTACAGGCTGAGCTGGAGACCAGAATCCGAGGCTTGGAGGAGGCGCTTCGGCGGCGGGAGCAAGAGGCGGCCGCGGAGTTGGAGGCAGCCCGTGGCAAGTGCGAGGCCGCAGAGGCTGAGGCTGGCAGGCTGCGGGAGCAGGTGCGAGAGACCGAGGGCAGTGGGGGTAGTGGTGGTGACACTGTCCAGCTGCGGGCGGCCCTGGAGCAAGCCCGGCAGGACCTTCACGATCGTGACTGCCGCCTGCGGGAGCTGGAGGCGGCTGTGGCCTGGCTGGACGAGGCCCGGGCTGGCCGGCTGCTGGCTGAGGAGGAGGCCCGGGGCCTGCGGGCAGAGCTGGCCCAGCGGGAGGAGGTGCGGCTGGAGCAGAGCCGGGAGCTGGAGGTGCTGCGGGAGCAGCTGGCCACGGCCAAGGCCACAGGGGAGCAGCACCGGGCTGCGGCCGCCGAGCTGGGCCAAGCGCGGGCCGCCGCCGAGGCCAGGGCCACTGAGCTGGCCGTGGCATGCGACGAGGCCCGGCGGGGCCTGGCGGAGCTGCGGGAGGCCTCCGAGGCCCTGCGCCAGTCCTCAGTGCCCGCGGCCGAGCATCACCGGCTGCAAGACGAGGCTCTGGAGCTGCGGGGCCGGGCGGCCAGCCTGGAGCAGGAGGTGGTGGCCACGGGCAAGGAGGCCGCCCGGCTGCGCGCAGAGCTGGAACGCGAGCGCATGGGCAGCGTGGCGCGCTCCGAGCACCAGCGAGTTGTGGCAGCGCTGCAGGCCGATGTGGCCCGGCTGGAGGGACAGATGGAGGAGCTGGCCAGACGGCACGAGAAGACCAGTGCTGAGGTCTTCCAG GTGCAGCGTGAGGCATTATTCATGAAGAGCGAGCGGCACGCAGCTGAGGCCCAGCTGGCCACGGCGGAGCAGCAGCTACGGGGGCTACGCACCGAGGCCGAAAGGGCTCGCCAGGTCCAGAGCCGTGCCCAGGAGGCCCTGGACAAGGCCAAGGAGAAGGATAAGAAG
- the Ankrd24 gene encoding ankyrin repeat domain-containing protein 24 isoform X5, protein MLACEGASPETVEVLLQGGAQPGITDALGQDAAHYGALAGDKLILHLLQEAAQRPSPPSEDDSGEASSQNSVSSHEKRGAFKKRKAPQPPASIPVPDDQEAYEEIVRLRQERGRLLQKIRGLEQHKEHRKQEPQEAEASSLHSLERQVQELQQLLAERQEEKESLGREVESLQSRLSLLENERENTSYDVATLQDEEGELPDFPGMEALLSKRLSPSAQELLATLQAQVAELTRQNQELMEKVQILEELEKDEVQMEGSGLPEVVPLVLYDSLRAEFDQLRRQHAEALRVLEQQEAPQAPRKEGAAHGEGEGEGAKTTQNGPCSAELNGSVALETKVNGVETTDEKDGEVDTREARTVAAVSPVPEATGTRATETKNMGAEATESGGNGVEAMESKTTEADVQGMKAAEENAETKATGAEATKTKAAESEAEVNGMDAVQVEVTETQNINMEATVAKATSVEATEVEATTPEVPVGPVLHPGAAEASEKLQAELETRIRGLEEALRRREQEAAAELEAARGKCEAAEAEAGRLREQVRETEGSGGSGGDTVQLRAALEQARQDLHDRDCRLRELEAAVAWLDEARAGRLLAEEEARGLRAELAQREEVRLEQSRELEVLREQLATAKATGEQHRAAAAELGQARAAAEARATELAVACDEARRGLAELREASEALRQSSVPAAEHHRLQDEALELRGRAASLEQEVVATGKEAARLRAELERERMGSVARSEHQRVVAALQADVARLEGQMEELARRHEKTSAEVFQVQREALFMKSERHAAEAQLATAEQQLRGLRTEAERARQVQSRAQEALDKAKEKDKKITELSKEVFSLKEALKEQPAPVSPEVEALRDQVRALQRQVEEAARDHCAVVALYRSHLLYAIQGQMDEDVQRILSQILQMQRLQAQGR, encoded by the exons ATGCTGGCCTGTGAGGGGGCCAGCCCCGAAACCGTGGAGGTGCTGCTGCAGGGCGGGGCCCAGCCAGGCATCACGGACGCACTGGGCCAGGACGCAGCTCACTACGGAGCCCTAGCGGGGGACAAACTCATCTTGCACCTCCTGCAGGAGGCAGCCCAGCGCCCCTCACCTCCCAGCG AGGACGACTCTGGCGAGGCCTCATCCCAG AACTCTGTGTCCAGCCATGAAAAGCGAGGGGCCTTTAAGAAGCGGAAAGCGCCACAGCCTCCCGCCAGCATCCCTGTGCCG GATGATCAGGAAGCCTATGAAGAGATCGTGCGCCTGCGGCAGGAGAGAGGCCGCCTTCTGCAGAAGATCCGAGGCCTTGAACAGCACAAGGAACACAGGAAACAGGAG cCCCAGGAGGCCGAAGCCAGCTCCCTGCACAGCCTGGAAAGACAG GTGCAAGAGCTGCAGCAGCTGCTGGcggagaggcaggaggagaaggagagccTGGGGCGAGAGGTGGAAAGCTTGCAGAGCCGGCTGTCCCTGCTGGAG AACGAGCGAGAGAACACCAGCTACGATGTGGCCACTCTGCAGGATGAGGAAGGGGAGCTGCCTGACTTCCCAG GGATGGAGGCGCTGCTGTCCAAACGGCTGAGCCCGTCAGCCCAGGAGCTCCTGGCCACACTGCAGGCGCAGGTGGCCGAGCTCACAAGGCAGAACCAGGAGCTGATGGAGAAAGTCCAG atCCTGGAGGAGTTGGAGAAGGACGAGGTGCAGATGGAGGGGAGTGGTCTGCCCGAGGTTGTCCCGCTGGTCCTCTATGACTCTCTGCGGGCCGAGTTTGACCAGCTCCGACGGCAGCACGCCGAGGCCCTGCGTGTGCTGGAGCAGCAGGAGGCGCCACAGGCCCCCAGAAAAGAGGGGGCAGCCCACGGGGAGGGCGAGGGGGAGGGCGCCAAGACCACCCAAAACGGACCGTGCAGTGCAGAGCTGAACGGCAGCGTGGCTCTGGAAACCAAAGTTAACGGAGTTGAGACCACAGATGAGAAGGATGGAGAAGTTGACACCAGAGAAGCCAGGACTGTAGCAGCAGTGTCCCCAGTGCCTGAGGCCACAGGAACCAGggccacagaaacaaaaaacatgggtgCAGAGGCCACAGAATCAGGGGGTAATGGAGTTGAGGCTATGGAATCAAAGACCACAGAGGCTGACGTCCAAGGTATGAAGGCAGCAGAAGAGAATGCTGAAACTAAGGCCACAGGAGCTGAggccacaaaaacaaaagcagcagaatctgAAGCAGAGGTCAATGGAATGGATGCAGTGCAAGTAGAAGTTACAGAGACACAAAACATAAACATGGAGGCCACAGTAGCTAAGGCCACATCTGTGGAGGCCACGGAAGTGGAGGCCACCACCCCAGAGGTCCCTGTCGGGCCCGTCCTCCACCCTGGTGCTGCTGAAGCCTCGGAAAAGCTACAGGCTGAGCTGGAGACCAGAATCCGAGGCTTGGAGGAGGCGCTTCGGCGGCGGGAGCAAGAGGCGGCCGCGGAGTTGGAGGCAGCCCGTGGCAAGTGCGAGGCCGCAGAGGCTGAGGCTGGCAGGCTGCGGGAGCAGGTGCGAGAGACCGAGGGCAGTGGGGGTAGTGGTGGTGACACTGTCCAGCTGCGGGCGGCCCTGGAGCAAGCCCGGCAGGACCTTCACGATCGTGACTGCCGCCTGCGGGAGCTGGAGGCGGCTGTGGCCTGGCTGGACGAGGCCCGGGCTGGCCGGCTGCTGGCTGAGGAGGAGGCCCGGGGCCTGCGGGCAGAGCTGGCCCAGCGGGAGGAGGTGCGGCTGGAGCAGAGCCGGGAGCTGGAGGTGCTGCGGGAGCAGCTGGCCACGGCCAAGGCCACAGGGGAGCAGCACCGGGCTGCGGCCGCCGAGCTGGGCCAAGCGCGGGCCGCCGCCGAGGCCAGGGCCACTGAGCTGGCCGTGGCATGCGACGAGGCCCGGCGGGGCCTGGCGGAGCTGCGGGAGGCCTCCGAGGCCCTGCGCCAGTCCTCAGTGCCCGCGGCCGAGCATCACCGGCTGCAAGACGAGGCTCTGGAGCTGCGGGGCCGGGCGGCCAGCCTGGAGCAGGAGGTGGTGGCCACGGGCAAGGAGGCCGCCCGGCTGCGCGCAGAGCTGGAACGCGAGCGCATGGGCAGCGTGGCGCGCTCCGAGCACCAGCGAGTTGTGGCAGCGCTGCAGGCCGATGTGGCCCGGCTGGAGGGACAGATGGAGGAGCTGGCCAGACGGCACGAGAAGACCAGTGCTGAGGTCTTCCAG GTGCAGCGTGAGGCATTATTCATGAAGAGCGAGCGGCACGCAGCTGAGGCCCAGCTGGCCACGGCGGAGCAGCAGCTACGGGGGCTACGCACCGAGGCCGAAAGGGCTCGCCAGGTCCAGAGCCGTGCCCAGGAGGCCCTGGACAAGGCCAAGGAGAAGGATAAGAAG